A single region of the Gorilla gorilla gorilla isolate KB3781 chromosome 1, NHGRI_mGorGor1-v2.1_pri, whole genome shotgun sequence genome encodes:
- the PEX14 gene encoding peroxisomal membrane protein PEX14 isoform X3, which yields MAFQQSGTAADEPSSLGPATQVVPVQPPHLISQPYSPAGSRWRDYGALAIIMAGIAFGFHQLYKKYLLPLILGGREDRKQLERMEAGLSELSGSVAQTVTQLQTTLASVQELLIQQQQKIQELAHELAAAKATTSTNWILESQNINELKSEINSLKGLLLNRRQFPPSPSAPKIPSWQIPVKSPSPSSPAAVNHHSSSDISPVSNESTSSSPGKEGHSPEGSTVTYHLLGPQEEGEGVVDVKGQVRMEVQGEEEKREDKEDEEDEEDDDVSHVDEEDCLGVQREDRRGGDGQINEQVEKLRRPEGASNESERD from the exons ATGGCCTTCCAGCAGTCGGGCACTGCTGCCGATGAGCCTTCGTCCTTGGGCCCAGCCACACAGGTGGTTCCTGTCCAGCCCCCTCACCTCATATCTCAGCCATACA GTCCCGCAGGCTCCCGATGGCGAGATTACGGCGCCCTGGCCATCATCATGGCAGGCATCGCATTTGGCTTTCACCAGCTCTACAAG AAATACCTGCTCCCCCTCATCCTGGGCGGCCGAGAGGACAGAAAGCAGCTGGAGAGGATGGAGGCCGGTCTCTCTGAGCTGAGTGGCAGCGTGGCCCAGACAG TGACTCAGTTACAGACGACCCTCGCCTCCGTCCAGGAGCTGCTGattcagcagcagcagaagaTCCAGGAGCTTGCCCACGAGCTGGCCGCTGCCAAG GCCACCACATCCACCAACTGGATCCTGGAGTCCCAGAATATCAACGAACTCAAGTCCGAAATTAACTCCTTGAAAGGGCTTCTTTTAAATCG GAGGCAGTTCCCTCCGTCCCCATCAGCCCCGAAGATCCCCTCCTGGCAGATCCCGGTCAAGTCACCGTCACCCTCCAGCCCCGCGGCTGTGAACCACCACAGCAGCAGCGACATCTCACCTGTCAGCAACGAGTCCACGTCGTCCTCGCCTGGGAAGGAGGGCCACAGCCCCGAGGGCTCCACGGTCACCTACCACTTGCTGGGCCCCCAGGAGGAAGGCGAGGGGGTGGTGGACGTCAAGGGCCAGGTGCGGATGGAGGTGCAAGGcgaggaggagaagagggaggacaaggaggacgaggaggacgaggaggatgatgatgtgagcCATGTGGACGAGGAGGACTGCCTGGGGGTGCAGAGGGAGGACCGCCGGGGCGGGGATGGGCAGATCAACGAGCAGGTGGAGAAGCTGCGGCGGCCCGAGGGCGCCAGCAACGAGAGTGAGCGGGACTAG